AAGGTATGGCCGGATTCCCTGCCCTCCTGCTCCGCGCCTGAGAATACTTCCGGAAAAAACGGGTTCGTAATATCCGGTAAAATAACGCCAATAATTCCCGTCTCCTTCTTCAGCAGACTCCTTGCGTTTGCATTTGGCTGGAACTGATATTTTTGCATGATAGCTTCGATCTTTTCCCGCGTTGAGGCACGTACAGGAGCGGTGTCGTTAAGTACGCGCGAAACGGTTGCAACGGACACCTTGGCTTCCTTCGCTATATCGTATACGGTCACTTGCTTCATCTGATAGGTTCTCCTCTGGAACATCTAATATAGTAGAAATTATATCAAAGTTAGGTTACTAAAGAAACGGATTTAAGCAGCCGCTATCCGCCAATCTGCCTATAAATTTTTGTAGTTATGCAATCGATTACAACAACTCTAAAATAACCGCTGCCCGATATGAGTGATTCAAAAAATTGAACACATCATCCAAGCAGCGGTTACGGTTACTCATAACCTATTTATTTTGAAGCCCAAGCTAGGATTGAATAGAAATCCAACGCTTGCTGGACGCTTGATCATATAGAAGGCGTACCTTCGACGGGCTTGCGCCGTTCTCGTCAAAGAGGACAAGCTCGTTGCGATCCTTCAGCCATGCCATCGGAATTTTGTAATCCTCCTGAGGACCAACTTGCCAGTAACGGCCAAGGTCGATGCCGTTCAGCCACAACGTCCCTTTGCTCATGCCGGTTAAACGCAGCTTCAGCTTGGCGTTAACATCCGCCGGAAGCTCCGGCTTATCGAATTGCACGGTATGCCATACCGGAACGCCGGTGTCTCCCGCATACGGCTTACGGTTAAGCTTCTGGACATCGGCGATGCGCCATTCGTTTAACTCGTTCTTCGAGGAAGACACGAGCAGCTCCAGACGCTGCAGCGGCGATTTTACGTAAGCCATCTCGATAACGTTAGAGCCTTCCTGAATGTAATCCGAGATATCCAGCGTGTGATGCAGGAACCAGTCCTGATAGCCTTCCAGCTTGACTTCCTTGCCGTTAATGCTAAGGCGTCCGCTGATTGCGCCTACCAGAACCGCGCGGTCAAAACCGGCTTCCACGGTAAAGGCTCTGCTGATCACACTGCCACCCGCAATAGAATTGACTTCATTCAGATGGACCGTTGCGTCTTCATGCTTCCAGCCGCCTAACAGGTCAACGGATTGCCCGTCCGCATAGACCGCTCCGGCAATCCCCTTCACTTCGCCCAAATAAGGCGAGAAATTGAGACGGCCCATATTTTGCACCAGAATTTGCAGTTGGTTCTTGCTGTTAGGCGTAAGCTGCACTTCAACCGCCGCTGCTCCAACCTTTTGCACAAGCGCCTGCTGCTTGCCGTTTACGTACACTCTGGCCGTATCCTCCAGCCTCGAGATTACTAGATTCGTTGCGCTCTCATTGCCGGCATCGATATCGCATTCATAAAGCAAATGGCCATAAGGCTGACCAAGCTCAGAGAAGGCTTTCGGCTGCGAGGCTCCCTGGCCTTGCGCCGCAGACAGCTCGCAGGCTTCGGAGCTCCAGCCTTCAAGGGCAGGCGCTTGCAAATACACATACGGCGCAAGCTGTCCGCCGGGAAGAGCTCCCAAACCGCCCAGGTGAATCGGCTCCGCGCCGCTATCCTGAAGAGCAGCCCGGAACGTACCGTCTGCCAGCAGGTCGAAGTCGGCGTAGCCAATCGCCCAGCTTGCTCCGCTCTTGCCGGCAATCCGCCAAGCCCGGTCCGCGCTGTCTTTGTTGATGACCACAATACGATAAGGCTTGCCGCCAACGGTCAGTTGAACGAACTGCGCCTCCTGGAAGTGGCAAAGATCAAAAGCAACTCTCGTGTCGCCATCCATCCGTTGTCTTCTGACACCGTCATCCTGAACCAGAATCGGCTGATCGGATTCCAGTTCAATATACGAACGCTGTCCGTTCTCCGCATAGACAATAAGCGTATGTTGACCATCGATCCGCTCATTGGCAATCAGATACGTATTGCAGGTCAAATAAACGCCCGGTTCAAGCTGGAGTCTATCGATTACGGGAACAACGGCATGAGGCCCAACCGTAACCGGAATAGTCCGGCCGTCCGGCAGCGTCATGCTAGTTGT
This region of Paenibacillus sp. JDR-2 genomic DNA includes:
- a CDS encoding beta-galactosidase, yielding MQETIVQTNGLPHKNTAVQYNAFSYNINGEQVFLNSAAIHYFRMPKEEWREVLVKAKLAGMNCVDTYFAWNVHEPEEGEWNFEGDNDCGAFLDLCHELGLWVIARPGPFICAEWDFGGFPYWLNTKKDMKFRAFDMQYLTYVDRYMDRIIPIIRDREINAGGSVILVQVENEYGYLASDEVARDYMLHLRDVMLDRGVMVPLITCVGGAEGTVEGANFWSGADHHYNNLVQKQPDTPKIVTEFWTGWFEHWGAPAATQKTAALYEKRMLESLRAGFTGVSHYMFFGGTNFGGYGGRTVGASDIFMVTSYDYDAPLSEYGRVTDKYNTAKRMSYFVQATESVLLNAVEGAAALAALPQGFSARVREKGNERIWFVESSKDERETTSMTLPDGRTIPVTVGPHAVVPVIDRLQLEPGVYLTCNTYLIANERIDGQHTLIVYAENGQRSYIELESDQPILVQDDGVRRQRMDGDTRVAFDLCHFQEAQFVQLTVGGKPYRIVVINKDSADRAWRIAGKSGASWAIGYADFDLLADGTFRAALQDSGAEPIHLGGLGALPGGQLAPYVYLQAPALEGWSSEACELSAAQGQGASQPKAFSELGQPYGHLLYECDIDAGNESATNLVISRLEDTARVYVNGKQQALVQKVGAAAVEVQLTPNSKNQLQILVQNMGRLNFSPYLGEVKGIAGAVYADGQSVDLLGGWKHEDATVHLNEVNSIAGGSVISRAFTVEAGFDRAVLVGAISGRLSINGKEVKLEGYQDWFLHHTLDISDYIQEGSNVIEMAYVKSPLQRLELLVSSSKNELNEWRIADVQKLNRKPYAGDTGVPVWHTVQFDKPELPADVNAKLKLRLTGMSKGTLWLNGIDLGRYWQVGPQEDYKIPMAWLKDRNELVLFDENGASPSKVRLLYDQASSKRWISIQS